A window of the Budorcas taxicolor isolate Tak-1 chromosome 8, Takin1.1, whole genome shotgun sequence genome harbors these coding sequences:
- the C8H9orf40 gene encoding uncharacterized protein C9orf40 homolog — MAKRRAAEPLTFHVPWKRLLLCDFAEEPPSPPLWIPPPGASHPGRPLGFPELPRKRKIDAGAMTEPSVSPSKRRDDGDTGAQDGAEREGRGLETGESQLLQPPVRPRRPGEESRGVRPPRGGGDDGAGRAESQRGDWGAAPRQLSEEFWQYNTFQYWRNPLPPIDLADIEDVSEDSLTETALQGKNEVAEIDMES; from the exons ATGGCCAAGCGCCGTGCGGCCGAGCCGCTGACGTTCCACGTGCCTTGGAAGCGGCTCCTGCTCTGCGACTTTGCTGAGGAGCCGCCGTCGCCGCCGCTCTGGATCCCGCCGCCGGGGGCCTCGCATCCCGGGCGGCCCCTCGGCTTCCCCGAGCTGCCCCGAAAGCGTAAAATCGACGCGGGGGCTATGACGGAGCCTTCGGTTTCGCCCAGCAAGCGCCGCGACGACGGGGATACCGGCGCCCAGGACGGCGCGGAGCGTGAGGGCCGCGGCCTGGAGACCGGCGAGTCGCAGCTGCTGCAGCCGCCCGTGCGGCCCCGCAGGCCGGGGGAGGAGTCCCGGGGTGTCCGCCCCCCGAGAGGCGGTGGCGACGATGGGGCGGGGCGCGCAGAGTCCCAGCGGGGAGACTGGGGGGCCGCACCGCGCCAG CTCAGTGAAGAATTTTGGCAGTATAACACCTTCCAGTACTGGAGGAACCCTTTACCACCTATTGATCTGGCAGACATTGAAGATGTAAGCGAAGACAGCCTGACAGAAACAGCACTGCAGGgcaagaatgaagtggctgagaTTGATATGGAGTCTTGA